A part of Capsicum annuum cultivar UCD-10X-F1 chromosome 6, UCD10Xv1.1, whole genome shotgun sequence genomic DNA contains:
- the LOC107874550 gene encoding EID1-like F-box protein 3 produces the protein MSDNRSQRRRVNSDGDSSESGDSGIYNERILILVFASMNWDIRTLCRTASVNRKLRAVARRILWRELCVYRAPHMITALTDGAPSGRIGGGWQAMAKLMFFCNGCQSTRHFQVVEPEPGHFVKTSRFSKTSGRSFLVKKCRSDLLYVSDPCEHPTGNDDLGLFRGVFWGFMKSRTRACLIRRRVELEEGAKCPFCRARVWSMTAAQLIPKSAARRLGSMETGLEYFVCVNGHLYGACWLVPLSSDEEKDGDGDDEDEDENSSEETDRRFDGGDYFHGGNQIMINGSLNGLQYGLTA, from the coding sequence ATGAGTGACAACCGGAGCCAAAGACGGCGGGTTAATTCGGACGGAGATTCGTCGGAGTCAGGAGATTCTGGAATATACAATGAGAGGATTCTGATCCTTGTATTTGCGTCAATGAATTGGGATATCCGTACGCTCTGTCGAACGGCGTCGGTCAATAGGAAACTCCGTGCAGTGGCGAGAAGGATTTTATGGAGAGAGCTATGCGTGTATCGAGCTCCACATATGATAACGGCGTTAACTGATGGAGCTCCGAGCGGTAGAATTGGCGGGGGATGGCAGGCGATGGCAAAATTGATGTTTTTCTGCAACGGATGCCAATCGACCCGGCATTTCCAAGTGGTTGAACCGGAACCGGGTCACTTCGTGAAAACATCACGGTTTTCGAAAACGTCGGGTCGGAGTTTTTTGGTGAAGAAATGTAGAAGTGATCTGCTGTACGTGAGCGATCCGTGTGAGCATCCAACTGGGAATGATGATTTGGGGCTATTCAGAggggtattttggggatttatgAAGTCAAGGACAAGGGCGTGTTTGATCCGAAGAAGGGTGGAGCTTGAAGAAGGAGCTAAGTGTCCATTCTGTCGAGCTCGGGTTTGGAGTATGACGGCGGCGCAGCTCATACCCAAAAGTGCGGCTCGGCGGCTGGGTTCGATGGAGACTGGATTGGAGTACTTTGTGTGTGTGAACGGACACTTATATGGAGCTTGTTGGCTGGTTCCTTTATCGTCTGATGAAGAAAAGGacggtgatggtgatgatgaagatgaagatgaaaataGCAGTGAGGAAACTGACCGGAGATTCGACGGCGGCGATTATTTTCATGGTGGGAATCAGATAATGATAAATGGGTCTCTCAATGGTTTGCAATACGGGCTTACAGCTTGA
- the LOC107874549 gene encoding uncharacterized protein LOC107874549, whose translation MCFSFLFVPFQVFFNHLSNRDNRQLRIVIFNLGVVFLLISGVYMMVHSGPFEDQMKKYGVISGYSISALVTFFVGIVLGISRIFLEQYVIVGNFFLISSACAKYWNYFGVVVFTFLGYVFSDWCPAPISRQLLYAFFCIVLTTFLIKMLLIPVHTDLGLLDSMISWLMVFMYRDFKNLKKWEDVLIIVTCTLLLVLKASYEFYLIRRSERADTDLESQNAMDVLETRLRASESELEDVTERMNRYKNQLVVQQSRITQLENQLRGYQPETCSTSEAGHRLRWSPRESGRLNRRASTLDFPGLL comes from the coding sequence atgtgtttctctttcttgttcgTGCCTTTCCAAGTGTTTTTCAATCATCTGTCTAATCGTGATAATCGTCAGCTCAGAATTGTGATTTTCAACTTGGGTGTTGTATTTCTACTCATTTCAGGTGTTTATATGATGGTTCACTCTGGTCCCTTTGAGGACCAAATGAAAAAATACGGCGTCATATCTGGTTATTCTATATCTGCATTAGTTACATTTTTTGTTGGTATTGTTCTCGGCATTTCTCGCATATTCTTAGAACAATACGTGATAGTTGGAAATTTTTTCCTAATATCATCTGCTTGTGCAAAATACTGGAACTACTTTGGAGTTGTGGTGTTTACCTTCTTAGGCTACGTGTTTAGTGATTGGTGTCCTGCTCCCATTTCAAGGCAACTACTATATGCATTTTTTTGCATTGTTTTAACAACTTTTTTGATAAAAATGCTGCTTATTCCGGTTCACACTGATTTGGGGTTATTAGATTCGATGATTTCGTGGCTCATGGTTTTTATGTATAGAGACTTCAAAAATCTTAAAAAGTGGGAGGATGTCTTGATTATCGTGACTTGTACGctattgttagtcttgaaagcaTCCTACGAGTTTTATCTGATTAGAAGGTCAGAACGAGCCGATACAGATTTGGAATCTCAGAATGCTATGGATGTCTTGGAAACTCGGTTGAGGGCTAGTGAAAGTGAGTTGGAAGATGTAACAGAGAGAATGAACAGGTATAAAAATCAATTAGTGGTACAACAAAGCAGAATTACACAGTTGGAAAACCAATTGAGAGGCTATCAACCTGAGACGTGCAGTACAAGTGAAGCGGGGCATCGGCTGAGATGGTCACCAAGGGAGTCGGGCAGGCTTAACCGGAGGGCGTCTACCCTGGATTTTCCTGGTTTGTTGTAG
- the LOC107875253 gene encoding CSC1-like protein At4g02900 — MASVQDIAVSAVINFISALVFLLAFAIVRLQPINDRVYFPKWYLKGIRASPRSSGSFVNKFVNLDFRTYIRFLNWMPAALKMPEQELIGHAGLDSAVYIRIYLLGLKIFVPITALSFAVLVPVNWTSGETLDHIEDLTFSNIDKLSISNIPSGSKRFWAHVLMAYVYTFWTFYILYKEYKTISTMRLHFLASKKRRPDQFTVLVRNVPPDPDESVSEHVEHFFRVNHSDHYLSHQVVYNANKLAELVEKKKSSHNWLTYYQTRYERNPEKKPKIKTGFWGLWGKSVDAIDYYTTEIEKLTEEEAEEREKVICDPNAIVSAAFVSFNSRWGAAVCAQTQQSRNPTIWLTEWAPEPRDVYWDNLSIPYIQLSVRRLLMAVALFFLTFFFMIPIGFVQAFASIDGIRKVLPFLKPLIDMDVVKSFVQGFLPGIVLKIFLILLPMILMTMSKIEGFTSLSSLDRRSAAKYHLFVIVNVFFGSIITGAAFEQLERFLHQSPTEIPKTIGVTLPMKATFFITFIMVDGWAGIAAEILRLVPLVMFHIKNTFLVKTDHDREQAMDPGSLNFSVSEPRLQLYFLLGLVYSVVTPILLPFIIVFFAFAYMVYRHQIINVYDQKYESGASFWPDVNRRILIGLGISQLLLIGLLSTKDASQSTPLLIVLTILTIWFHNFCKGRFESIFVKFPLQDAVVKDTVERTTEPNFNLKEYLHDAYLHPVLKGVEFEVSKEVDDEESNSLVATKRTSRWSSKTVSNATSEDQKMVSEARLVL, encoded by the exons ATGGCTAGTGTTCAAGATATAGCTGTTTCAGCTGTGATCAACTTTATATCTGCACTTGTTTTCCTTTTGGCCTTTGCAATTGTACGGCTTCAGCCGATCAATGACAGAGTGTACTTCCCTAAATGGTATTTGAAGGGTATACGAGCAAGTCCTAGAAGTTCTGGATCATTTGTGAATAAATTTGTCAACTTAGACTTCAGAACGTACATTAGGTTCTTGAACTGGATGCCTGCAGCTCTAAAAATGCCAGAACAAGAGCTTATAGGTCACGCTGGTCTTGATTCTGCGGTGTATATACGTATTTACCTTCTTGG ATTGAAGATCTTTGTTCCTATCACAGCACTTTCTTTTGCGGTTTTAGTGCCTGTTAATTGGACTTCTGGGGAAACATTAGACCACATTGAGGATCTAACGTTCTCTAATATTGATAAACTTTCCATATCCAATATTCCTTCAGGATCAAAGAG GTTTTGGGCACATGTTTTGATGGCTTATGTATACACATTTTGGACCTTCTATATTCTGTACAAAGAATACAAGACAATATCAACAATGAGACTGCATTTTCTTGCCTCTAAAAAACGTAGGCCAGATCAGTTCACG GTCCTTGTTAGAAATGTCCCACCAGATCCTGATGAATCAGTGAGCGAGCACGTTGAACATTTCTTTCGTGTCAATCATTCAGATCATTATCTTTCACATCAG GTTGTTTACAATGCCAATAAGCTTGCTGAATTGGTGGAGAAGAAAAAGAGTTCCCATAATTGGCTTACTTACTACCAGACCAGGTATGAGAGGAACCCTgagaagaaaccaaaaattaaG ACAGGATTTTGGGGCCTATGGGGAAAATCCGTGGATGCCATCGACTATTATACGACTGAAATTGAGAAGTTGACTGAAGAA GAAGCTGAAGAAAGAGAAAAGGTTATATGTGATCCCAATGCAATCGTTTCTGCAGCATTTGTCTCGTTTAACTCTCGTTGGGGAGCAGCTGTATGTGCTCAAACACAACAATCAAGAAACCCAACCATTTGGTTGACAGAATGGGCTCCTGAACCACGTGATGTCTATTGGGATAATCTTTCAATACCATATATTCAACTCTCTGTACGGAGACTGCTAATGGCTGTTGCTTTATTCTTTCTTACTTTCTTCTTTATGATCCCGATTGGATTCGTTCAAGCATTTGCAAGCATTGATGGTATCAGAAAGGTTCTTCCATTCCTGAAGCCATTAATAGATAT GGATGTGGTCAAATCTTTCGTGCAAGGTTTTCTACCTGGGATTGTATTAAAGATATTTCTGATTCTTCTTCCTATGATTCTAATGACCATGTCAAAAATAGAAGGCTTTACATCGCTTTCATCTTTGGACAGAAGATCAGCAGCTAAATatcatttgtttgtcattgtcaaTGTCTTCTTTGGAAGTATCATTACTGGTGCTGCATTTGAACAGCTTGAGAGGTTTCTCCACCAGTCTCCAACAGA GATTCCAAAAACCATTGGCGTAACTCTTCCCATGAAAGCTACTTTTTTTATTACCTTCATAATGGTTGATGGCTGGGCTGGAATTGCTGCGGAGATCCTTAGATTGGTTCCTTTAGTCATGTTTCACATTAAAAATACATTTCTAGTAAAGACGGACCATGACAGGGAGCAAGCAATGGACCCTGGTTCATTGAACTTTTCTGTATCAGAACCTCGCTTACAACTCTACTTCCTACTAGGCCTCGTCTACTCAGTGGTCACACCAATACTCCTGCCTTTCATCATTGTATTCTTTGCATTTGCTTATATGGTTTACCGCCATCAG ATCATTAATGTGTACGATCAGAAGTATGAGAGTGGTGCATCATTTTGGCCAGATGTCAATCGTCGTATACTTATAGGTTTGGGAATCTCCCAACTTCTATTAATCGGTCTCTTGAGCACCAAAGATGCTTCCCAATCAACCCCATTGCTGATAGTACTTACAATTTTGACTATCTGGTTCCATAACTTTTGCAAGGGCAGATTTGAGTCTATTTTTGTCAAATTTCCATTGCAG GACGCGGTGGTGAAGGATACTGTAGAACGGACTACAGAACCAAACTTTAACTTAAAAGAATATCTCCATGATGCTTATTTGCACCCTGTTCTTAAAGGGGTTGAGTTTGAAGTATCGAAAGAAGTTGATGATGAGGAGAGTAATTCACTTGTTGCTACCAAGAGGACTTCCCGATGGAGTAGTAAGACTGTTTCTAACGCCACTTCTGAAGATCAGAAGATGGTCTCAGAGGCACGGCTCGTGCTTTAA
- the LOC107873766 gene encoding methyl-CpG-binding domain-containing protein 4-like codes for MGLVVKMLEADTSLRKLGKGLLKNLFTDNKPNGSCDDPADIEYDPRWTWIIDKPNLPKTPSGFKRKLCLRNDHSKMDAYYIAPSGKRLRSLVELCSFLQQIPEFIDISVSDLTFTSPKVMDDATSSKVVLPNSSNKGAVSSKKMSVWIELELFICFVVAVNSLVMFAVSTYSPIMLFSISLVYKSLVYGKDILTVPFTLC; via the exons ATGGGTCTGGTTGTAAAGATGTTGGAGGCTGACACT AGTTTGCGGAAATTAGGAAAAGGTTTGTTGAAGAACCTTTTCACTGACAACAAACCCAATGGTTCTTGTGATGATCCAGCTGATATCGAGTATGATCCTCGTTGGACTTGGATAATTGACAAGCCAAATTTGCCTAAAACCCCCTCTGGGTTTAAGAGAAAACTATGCCTGAGGAACGATCACTCTAAGATGGATGCTTACTATATCGCTCCTTCAGGAAAAAGACTAAGATCCCTTGTAGAATTGTGTAGTTTTCTTCAACAAATTCCCGAGTTTATTGACATATCAGTCTCGGACTTAACCTTTACCAGCCCCAAGGTTATGGATGATGCTACATCCTCTAAGGTTGTCCTTCCCAACTCTAGCAACAAGGGGGCAGTTAGCAGTAAAAAAATGAGTGTGTGGATTGAGCTGGAATTGTTCATCTGCTTTGTAGTTGCAGTTAATAGTCTTGTTATGTTTGCAGTATCAACTTATTCGCCAATTATGCTATTTTCTATCTCTTTGGTTTACAAATCTCTTGTGTATGGTAAAGACATCTTAACTGTTCCATTCACCTTGTGTTAG
- the LOC107875254 gene encoding probable glutathione peroxidase 5, giving the protein MGASPSVLQKSIHEFTVKDSKAKEVDLSIYNGKVLLVVNVASKCSFTNSNYSQLTELYTKYKDKGFEVLAFPCNQFLNQEPGTSEEAQQFACTRFKAEYPIFQKVRVNGPDTAPVYQFLKSSKGGFLGSSIKWNFTKFLIDKEGKVIQRYGSTTSPLAIEADIQKALGEV; this is encoded by the exons ATGGGTGCTTCTCCATCAGTCCTACAAAAATCAATCCACGAATTCACCGTCaag GACAGCAAAGCAAAGGAAGTAGACCTCAGCATTTACAATGGAAAAGTGCTTCTTGTCGTCAATGTCGCTTCCAAATG TTCATTCACAAACTCGAACTACAGCCAGTTGACTGAACTCTACACCAAATACAAGGACAAAG GTTTCGAGGTCTTGGCCTTCCCCTGCAACCAATTCTTGAATCAAGAGCCTGGGACAAGTGAGGAAGCACAACAATTTGCTTGCACAAGATTCAAGGCAGAATATCCCATTTTCCAAAAG GTGCGAGTTAATGGTCCGGACACAGCACCTGTTTACCAATTCCTTAAATCAAGCAAAGGTGGTTTTCTCGGTTCAAGCATCAAATGGAATTTCACCAAGTTTCTGATTGATAAGGAAGGAAAAGTTATCCAGCGTTACGGCTCCACTACTTCACCATTGGCAATTGAG GCCGATATCCAAAAAGCACTAGGGGAGGTGTGA